The window ATCCACTGTGACTGAATGGTGAATAGTTTCGAAATATGTTTCGTAGAGGGTGAAAAAATCTGTGAAGAAGGGGAAATCTAGTTCGTACAGGGGGAAAAAAGTGTGAAAACGGTCGAAATAATTTCCAAACAGGAATGACGAATTCTATTTACGATTAGTGATGGATTGCACGATAATAATTGAATTTCCTTCCAAAAACACCCGATTAATCCACTAAAAGGGGTTCGGCTGTGGTTAGCTGTTTTTCCATCCCGAGTATGGCTTGACTTATCACTGACGGTTTTTAGTACCTAGCAAAGGTACCCTTTGAATTTAATTCTGTAGCATAATCGTTTGCCCTCTGCGCATTATGAACACGCAGCAAGCAAATGCAAACAGGAAAACCTTTTTAGACGTAGGACCTTGATTATTTTCAAAAATAAAAACAGCCCAATTCATATAAATTGGACTGCCGTTGTATTTCTTTATTTATAAAAATAATCCCACCATGATTCCTGTCAGGACCGAGCCCATAGTTGCAACAAAGAGCACCTTTAGTCCAACCTTTGCCAGCAGGGTTGCCTGCTTTTGGTCCAGGGCTTGTACTGTTCCGAGGACAATTCCAATTGAAGAAAAGTTAGCAAAGGAAATTAAGAATGCCGAGACTATCCCAACAGTTTTTGGTGTCATGTCAGGAATCATTTTCTCAAAATCAAGCATGGCAACAAACTCATTGGCTGCAACCTTCGTTCCCATAATTGAACCAGCCTGGACAATTTCGGAAGTCGGGATTCCCATAATAAATGCAACCGGCGCAAATACGTACCCGAGGAGCTCCTGAAAGTTAATTCCGATGATTGCATCCAGAACGAAGTTAACCATTGCAAGCAATCCAATATAAGTGAGAACCATTGCCCCAACAATCAAGGCAGTTTTCCCGCCAATCAACGCACCGTTGCCAATTGCTTCGAATAATGACTTTTCAGGAATCATTTCTTGTATATTAATTTCCTCATCTTCTTCTTTTGTAACGGGTGCAACGATTGATGAGAGAATCAAACCCGAAAAGATGTTAATTGGCAATGCGACCAGTACAAACTCAGGCGGTATCATTTGCATATACGCCCCTAGTATTGAACAGGAAACGGCAACGAGTGAAGATGTGACAACAATGAACAACCGGTTTGGCGAAAGCTTGGGCAAATAAGATTTTACTGATAGTATCGCCGTCGTATCTCCAAATACCATTGAATTTACCGCAACAAATGATTCTACCATTGGTAATCCGGTTATCTTCGACACTGCACCTCCGATATATTTAATTGCGTACGGCAGAATCTTCGTATAGGTGAGAATCGAAAGCAAGGCAGATACAAATATAATCATCATGAGTACGTTGATAAAAAAGTACCCCTTTGTTGATAGATCTCCAAAAACAAAAGCAATTCCTTCATTTCCAAATGATAAAACCCTGTTAAAGCCGTCGATAATTTTTTGCAAAACCTTTTTACCAATAGCAGTGTTGAGCATAAACCAGGCGAGAAATAACTGCACAGCCAGCATAATAATAATCGCCCGATAATTAATGTTTTTCTTGTCATTTGACATCACCCAGGCAATACCAATTAAAATCAGAATCCCTAATATCCCAATAAGAATGGACATATCCTTCTGCCTCCAACCTATGTAGTTCAATTTAAAAGACATTCTATTTCCATTAGCTTCGCTTGTTTAGCATAACCCTTTAGTTGCAAACCAATTCAGCAGGCGTATATATCCGGATGGTATTCCCTGTTTAAAATCAAATATCCATAAGGCGAATGTTTAACAAAAACTCATTCTTACAAATGGAACGGTTTCGGAAGTTTTCCCATGAACTTAGATAGAATTCTATTTAGTGGGTAGCTTAATATTCTTGACGACCACACGGGTAAAAAAATGTAGTGCCCGGTCGTCAATAGAGGTTCTTGACGACCCTGCGGGTAAAAAATATAGTGCGCGGTCGTCAATAGAGGTTCTTGACGACCCTGCGGGTAAAAAATATAGTGCGCGGTCGTCAATAGAGGTTCTCGACGACTTTGCTAGTAAAAAATCCGTCAATGATTTGCCGTCCTTGTAAGTGTGCCATCCGACTCTAAGAAAAAATGGCAGAACCATGTACACATGATTCTGCCAAGTTAAAGTTTCTTATAAATAAATGGATAGCAGGACATATCCCAGATTATTAAGGTCGTTATAGCCAAATTAAACCGAAAGTAAACAGAAGCAACAAACTACATTATGTAAAAAAAGCGCTGCTCCTTAGTCTCAGAAGAGCGCTAATAGAAAATCCTATAATCAACGATTCAGCCACCCAAACTACTTTTATTCTCATAAGAGACTGAGTGTGGCAGATTCCACTTAAAGCGGACTGACATGATTCTTAAAAAAACGATTGCGATAAAAAGGAATGCTGTGCCATAAGGCCCACGTATGAGGCCCAAACCAATGGTTAAACCAGCAAGCACCGCCCAAAGAGCATATATTTCAGAATGAAAAATCATTGGCTTCCGGCCTGCAAAAACATCCCGGATCATCCCGCCGCCTGCACCAGTTATTGTAGCTGCTATAATGACAGCAATAAGGGGAGCCCCGATAGAAGCGGCATAATTTGCGCCTTGAATCGCAAATGCCGCCAAACCAATCGCATCAAAAATTACAATCATCTTTTTTATATGGTCCAGCCAGCCAATGGGCAAGAGAAACACAATTGTAATAGCTAAAAAGGCAACTTGAAATAAACTGCCTTGATTCCAAGTATCTTCAATTGGAACGCCAATTAACAGGTTTCGAATGAGTCCTCCGCCAAAGGCGGTTGTAAATCCTAGAACGTAAATCCCGACTATATCATAATCCTCTTCCCTTGCGATAAGGGCACCACTTATAGCAAAAGCAAGAGTACCAATAATGTTTAGAATATCCCATGTTGTCATGGCGAACCCTCCTCTCACTTATGGCTGTAAGTCTATACTATAACATCAAAAAGATGTGGCTATCTAGAGCCACATCTTACTATCTGTACTAATCCTTTCCTACTCTAACCCGTAGAAGCCGCAAACAACAACTCCGACTGCCTTCGCTGCGACGAG is drawn from Bacillus sp. FJAT-18017 and contains these coding sequences:
- a CDS encoding NupC/NupG family nucleoside CNT transporter; translation: MSILIGILGILILIGIAWVMSNDKKNINYRAIIIMLAVQLFLAWFMLNTAIGKKVLQKIIDGFNRVLSFGNEGIAFVFGDLSTKGYFFINVLMMIIFVSALLSILTYTKILPYAIKYIGGAVSKITGLPMVESFVAVNSMVFGDTTAILSVKSYLPKLSPNRLFIVVTSSLVAVSCSILGAYMQMIPPEFVLVALPINIFSGLILSSIVAPVTKEEDEEINIQEMIPEKSLFEAIGNGALIGGKTALIVGAMVLTYIGLLAMVNFVLDAIIGINFQELLGYVFAPVAFIMGIPTSEIVQAGSIMGTKVAANEFVAMLDFEKMIPDMTPKTVGIVSAFLISFANFSSIGIVLGTVQALDQKQATLLAKVGLKVLFVATMGSVLTGIMVGLFL
- a CDS encoding trimeric intracellular cation channel family protein, whose amino-acid sequence is MTTWDILNIIGTLAFAISGALIAREEDYDIVGIYVLGFTTAFGGGLIRNLLIGVPIEDTWNQGSLFQVAFLAITIVFLLPIGWLDHIKKMIVIFDAIGLAAFAIQGANYAASIGAPLIAVIIAATITGAGGGMIRDVFAGRKPMIFHSEIYALWAVLAGLTIGLGLIRGPYGTAFLFIAIVFLRIMSVRFKWNLPHSVSYENKSSLGG